acctgagttcagttccagcaccccatcaagcagctcacaattacctatagctccagctccaggagaaacccgacacacacacacacacacaggacctcTATGGGCACCTACAGTCATGGAGTGCACTTATCTcccggacagacagacagacacatgcacaatttaaaataaaaatatgtcttaAAAATTGGCTGGATGgggatggagatggctcagaggttaagagcactggtttgctcttccagaggtcctgagttcaattcccagcaaccacaaggtgtctcacaaccatctataatgagatctggtgctctcttctggcgggCGGGTGtttatgcagacagaacattgtatacataataaataaataaatcttaaagagagagagagagagagaagttagaatgctttttaaaaaattggctgGATGGATGCAGTGGTGGATACCCATAACCCTAGTACTTGggtgtggaggctggaagaccaGGAATTCAAGGCTGTACTTGGTTACATagggaattcaaagccagcctaggctaaatGATATCCTATTTCAAACAAATAAGCCAAAACAGTAATAACTTaaattttaattggatcattAACGATGTTGATTTTCTTAGAGTATGGGTATTTAGGGGAGAGCAGCTAGCATACTAATTTCTAAAATCTTGTTATGTATGCAGGACTGCCTGAACTGTCCTCCGCTGCAAAACACGAAGACAGTTTGTTTAAGGATTTGTTTGAAGACTATGAAAGGTGGGTTCGTCCTGTGGAACGCCTGAgtgacaaaataaaaatcaagtttGGCCTTGCAATATCTCAGTTGGTGGATGTGGTAAGTATGCATGCCATTACGTGTTCAGCTTCACACCAACTTCGGAAAGGTCACAGGTTACCAAGGTGACCAAACATAGCCCTTGGCTCAAGGCGCTCTTGAGGGAACAATTACTAATATGCCACAGCCGAAGTGCTACTCTGTTTATATATTGATGTAAAGTTCAGAATTTGTTTTTTCTCATTTGCTAATAATAGATCTATCCTTAATGACATTTAAAGATATTAAagcatttttatattgaggtccccCCTTAAGGTGTATGTAAGCATGTGCCAGAAGGTATGAGCAGTAGTCTAAGAATAGAAACCGTAGATCCTGAGAAATGGAAACTATATTAACATTGTTCCAAGATCACActctgctgggcagtggtggacacacgcctttaatcccagcactcaggaggcagaggcaggtggctctctgagttcgaggccagcctggtctacagagcaagttccaggacagccagagctacacagagaaaccctgtctcaagaaaaaaaagtcatgctTCAAATgtatcaggggctggagagagggcccagtggttaagagctctgactcCTATTGCAGCGGACTCAGGTTTGTTTCCTAGCACAAACACAACCAGTGATGACTCTAGTTTCACAGGGTCTTGTTccttcctctgtgtagccctggctgactccttttgtagaccaggctggccttgaactcacagaggtcctcctgcctctgccttcctgagtgctgggattacaggcatgcactcacacacacacttgggatGTGTTTTTGATACAAGTTTGCCGACTGCTTTTCTCCTCACTTACATTAAAATCCTTATATAatttaatcatatttttatttgcataaaaCTGTCTAGTTTTCTTCTAATGATGATATGTTTGTACACAAATGTCTGaatctctcccttctttaagAAAGGCAGGCTGGTTATGTATGGTAGCACATTTCTCTCCACCCTTTTAGGTGAATAATATTGTGCTCGTGTCTTAGATTCTGTCTTAAATTTGAGGAAATGTAGTAGTTGAGACTTTAAAGCTACATGCAGAACCCCCAGTGGTATGCTTGAGGGTAGTTACTGAGCTGCAGAATGTCCAGAGGAAATGAGCAAGAGACTAAGCTGATTTTCTAGAGAAGCAGATTAATTAGCAGAAAGTTCATCCTGTACGGagagaggcattttttttaaagcttaagaACCGTATTATTGAAGttagagagggaggaggaggggagaagggaaagggaggagaagagagagggagagacagaagaggagagaCAAACAGcaggcaagctgtaaatctcagcaggAGCCGGGAGGAAGGAGATGGAGCCATGCCTTCTGAGTTAGGGTCAGCAGCGGAGGTCTGCAAACAGCTATAGAAACTGGGCAGCATTTTCAGAAAAATAGCGAGGAAGCCAGAGTGTCTGGGATGGCTGAtactcaaaagaagaaacagaaagggggaaaggaagtTACACCATTTTGAATTGGAACTCAGGAAAGTGGACAGGCCTGTCAGCAACTGCCACAAATGTACAAACTCATAAAGAATTATTGCTTATGTAACAGAAATAAGCaaaccctccccccctttttttataggATGAGAAAAACCAGCTAATGACAACAAACGTCTGGTTGAAACAGGTATGTACAGAACATTCAAACCAGCCCCCAGCTTGCACCAGTATTTATTATCGGCAAAAAGGACCATGAGTATGGGGGCTCTGTGGATTGTCAGGTCATGCAAGGATGAGAATACATGGAATTATTGTAGTCatgatgcatgtatgtgtgaatgtatatgcatatatttgtttTGAACCAGGGTCTTGTTAGGTAGCCATGCTGAGCTTAAATTCTTCAGTCTTCCATCTTTatcctctcaagttctgggatcacagataTATGCCACTATTTAATTTCTGCTTTAGTtggtattttttgtgtttctgaTATGTGCTAAGCAGGGGAGAAACTACAATGAATGGAACAGACAAAAACTCATTGTTCTCCAGGAACTTCATTCTAGGGGGAAGAGAATGAACCCATAGTACCTCAGAGACTGACAGTCTGAGAGAGGGTCAcatgggaaggggatggagggagtGTTGGGACTGTATTTGTaagcaaaaagaaacaaccaaccaaacaaaacacccaaacaaaccATAAAAACATGACTGAAAAGGCAAAGTTTGTACAAAGTCTCAAGGGAGATGACGCAAGCCTTATAGCACATAGGAGACAAGAGTGTTTTGGGTAGAGGGGCCAGCAAATGAAAGGCCCAGAGGCTGGATTGCATCTAGTAAGGAGACCAGTGTGGCTACAAGTGCATGAGCCATGGGGGGAGGTGTGGAGACAGGGGTCAAAGGAGCAATGAGAAGCCAGTAGAACAGGAGCTTCTAGGTCACTGCAAGGATCTggacttttacttttatttgttgttatttttttaaactaaaaaatatttatatatgagtGTTTAGTCTGCATGCATGTaagtatgcatgtatgtgaaaTGCCCAAGGAGGGCATTGCatgccctggaactggcattCAGAGGGccgtaagctgccatgtggatgccgGGAGCTAGGCCCTGCTGTCCTccaagaacagcgagtgttctctCCCCGAGCCGTCTGTCTAGCCCCAGGATTTTGCCTTTTAACTTGAGTACAACAGGAAAGGATAAGAATGCAActagggggctagagagatggctcagaggttaagagcgtttctgttggctgctcttccagaggtcctgagttcaattcccaggaaccacatggtggctcataaccatctctactgggatctggtgcccaATTTTGGGCATGCAGGAAGCTACCATAGACAtaatcaatcagtcagtcagtcatcttggctggagagatggctcagcagttaagagcactggctgctcttccaaacctgggtttgattcccagcacccacatggcagttcacaactgcctgtaactccaagataTGTCACCCTCTCACTGACattgtacatgcaggcaaaacagcaatgcacataaaataaaagcaaataattaaaaaagaatgcaaCTAGTTATTATTTTGCTATAATTATCAACATGCCAACTGAACATCTGACTGGGATTCGCTGTGGCAttttcacacacgcacacaccatgcACTGGCCATGTCCACCCAGCCTTCTGTTGTCGCGCTCCTCCCCCGGCACCTTTCCCAGGCCCCAGCAATCCCTTTGTCATAAATTATTTAAGGACTTTTAAATTCTGGGCCAGCAGACATGGCCTCCAGCCGCTGTTCAATGTTTCTTACTGTTtattctttctctcactctctccggTTATTTATACCTACAACCAGTTCCCTGTTCCCAGACTTACAAGAGACAGTTGATGTTGTTCCTTTGCTTGTTTGCTGCACTGGGGAGTGAACCCAGGGCCTGAAGGATGCCAGGCAGGtctactgctgagctacctctccagttcATTCCTTAGCTTGATAGGGTCGCAGAATTGTCACTGCCGGGGCACCGGACAAAGTGCGTAAGTGTTTGGGATGCAGAATAAATCCAGCTGCCTTCACCAAACCTGGCACAGTGCAGCTGGGAAGGTGAATGGTTTCCTTAGACCTTAGGCACCGTGGCTTCGAGTTTTGAGTATGGTCggctggagggagaggaggagcctAGTAGAGAGCCATGACTGCATGAGCATGGCCTCACCTGTGCCTCATCAGGACCACAGCCAGAGTCATTGCTCACAGGGACCAGCCATTATTAGTTTAGAAGGTTTTCTGAATGAAAAGCAGGAATGATTCATGTCTCAAGTTTCTGGGGGTGACAAAAAGTACAGTTTTAACTTACTTTATTGATTGACATGGGGGTGAATTTGTCATTTTAAAGGGATGGGTAGACGCAAAGCTAAGATGGAACCCTGATGAGTACGGAGGAATAAAGATTATTCGTGTCCCTTCAGACTCTCTGTGGACCCCAGACATCGTTTTGTTTGACAAGTAGGTCATATTCTAAATGTTACTTTGTATTTACAAAAGAAAACTTGTATTGCTATTAGGCCCtagtttttttcccctctcatcTGCAAACTGTTGAGCTGGGAAATCAAATGGCTTGAGTCTGTGCCCATTTGTTTCCAGGGTACTGTGGCTCCTTTGACTTTTTTggtgtgtcatttttttttttatcataaaatgCTTGTTATTTGATTTCTGAAATAAGGAAACAGACTTGGCAAAcgtggaaaggagagaggaaaggggagggagaacgGCTGCGATGAACGTGCACACACAGCAGACTTTTAGGTGCTTGGCAGTGTGCTCACGGCCATCTTAGATGCCGGGGGCCACCCATCCTTCTCAGGCCGAAGGCAGATACACTTTCTTGTGGTCACAGAGCACTCATATGGCAGATTAAGGGCTCACCCCAAAACCCTGTGATATCCCCTTTACCCCCTTACTCAAGTCAGACTGGGTTTGGGGGGATTTGTTTTTTTAGTTGAGGTTACTGTTTATGTTCAACGCTGTCTTCTCATATTGCATTGTAATAGTACATTGTCATGACAGCACAGCCCACTTTCCCACAGTGAGGAGTTCAGGATTGGTGTTTTGCATTCTCTTCCCCACCACCCCTCCCAGAACCAGCTCGGAGGAAATGTGAGGGTTTGCATTTATCCTATAACACCATCTTATTTGCACAAAGGCTTTTAGAGCAAATGCTATGCAAAAATGATCTTTTGAAACCTTCTGCTTCCATGTACCTTGATGTGGAAGGATGGGGAAGGCGTGTAAGGTACGTGTAGGGCGTGAGGCAGCTGTCTGCACATCCTCTTACTTTCAGTAATTGAAAACACTCTGCCCTATTTGCACAAAGGCTTTGGCATGAGGACAGAGCAAATGCTGTGCAAAAATGGTCTTTTGAAACCCTTTACTTTCATATTAGTATGAAAGGATGACCCAAGCTTATAAGGCAGCATGAGGTAGCCCCTGAGCATTGGCTGCTCTCTGTGTCACAAACATTTTTATAACTAAAGATAGTTACATTTCTGAACACGGACCTAAAGCCCTTGAGCGGGCCTGTGAAGGAATCAGGTGCCGGGGCTCAGAGCCTCTGCAACACAGGAGGTCCAGGTGTGCTCTGCCTGGGGCCAGTACTCTTTTCTGCTTAGGGGAGAAATCATCTATTATTTTTCTGGAGGAGGAAGGCTAGGAATGTGCATTCGACTCTGCCTGTTTGCATGCCCAGTATATAAACAGCCTGATTCCACTTGTATGTAAAGTCAAGTCTTTTTAACTAGTAAAATCTTAACATTTTGAGAAACATGGGACAAAGGGAAGACTAGGGTCAGTTCCAGCAGGATCACTACATGCCAGGAACAGGTCCAGGGAGCATGGCCCCATGGGTGGAGCAGATAGATAGTGATTTCAAACTTATTTCATGCTGTTACCCCCAGGTTCTTTTTATATTAGGCTTATGTGTGCTTGGCTTGTCTCATCTCGGCACTGTTGTTGTGTGTTTCTTAGTGCAGATGGACGTTTTGAAGGGGCCACTACGAAAACAGTTGTCAGGTACGATGGCTCCGTCACCTGGACACAACCAGCAAACTACAAAAGTTCTTGTACTATAGATGTTACATTTTTCCCATTTGATCTCCAAAATTGTTCCATGAAATTCGGCTCTTGGACATATGATGGAACCCAGGTTGATATAATCCTAGAGGACCAGGATGTGGACAGAACAGACTTTTTTGACAATGGAGAATGGGAAATTGTGAGCGCGATGGGGAGCAAAGGGAACAGAACGGACAGCTGCTGCTGGTACCCTCACGTCACGTACTCCTTTGTGATTAAGCGGCTGCCTCTCTTCTATACCTTATTTCTTATTATTCCGTGCATCGGGCTCTCGTTTCTGACTGTGGTTGTCTTCTACCTGCCTTCAAATGAGGGCGAGAAGATCAGCCTGTGCACTTCAGTGCTTGTCTCTCTCACTGTCTTCCTTCTGGTTATTGAAGAGATCATACCCTCATCTTCCAAAGTCATACCTCTGATTGGAGAGTATCTGGTGTTCACCATGATTTTCGTGACACTGTCCATTATGGTGACTGTCTTTGCCATCAACATCCACCATCGCTCTTCCTCAACACACAATGCAATGGCGCCATGGGTCCGTAGGATCTTTCTTCACAAGCTTCCCAAACTGCTCTGCATGAGGAGTCATGCAGACAGGTACttcacacagagaaaagaaaccgAGAGCGGCAGGGGACCTAAGTCTAGGAACACTTTGGAGGCTGCGCTGGATTGTGTCCGCTACATCACGAGGCACGTCATGAAGGAGAATGATGTCCGTGAGGTCTGTGGCAAGTATTGAATTTGTTCCCATAGAAACCCCTGCTAGTGGGGCATCTACACAAATCTTTCCATTTCCCCAGAGCATCTTCACGGACTCTGAAGAAAACTGAGCAGTATGTATTTGAAGGGATATTAATATCGCCATAGTTCTCTAGCTCTAGAATAATTTACTGACTTAGATTTATTCTCCAGAACTTTGTTTCTGACTTTTGACATTATAATTTatcaaaattatgttttttattaatGAGCCTAATGTAGGCCTTAAAAGTACAACCAatagcactcaggcaggcagaggcaggtgtatctttgtaagtttgtggccagcctggtctacaaagtgagtccaggacagccaagaatacatagagaaaccctacctcaaaagaaaaaaaaagtacaaccaAGATACTTTTCTAGAAAAACATCTTTTAGTAAAATCGAAAAGAGCGAGATGCTTGTCTATAATCCTGTCATtcagaggctaaggcaggaggactgaaagAGTCTTTCTTGGGTTCAAGGTCAGCACGGGCTGCATAAGGAGACCATGTCTcctaaaagcaaaatgaaataaataaccataaaaataaagaaaaggagcaGGGTGTTCTTGTGTGTTCTGTTTATAC
This is a stretch of genomic DNA from Meriones unguiculatus strain TT.TT164.6M chromosome 1, Bangor_MerUng_6.1, whole genome shotgun sequence. It encodes these proteins:
- the Chrna5 gene encoding neuronal acetylcholine receptor subunit alpha-5 gives rise to the protein MAARGARRRALRLLLVVQLLAGAARGARGGLPELSSAAKHEDSLFKDLFEDYERWVRPVERLSDKIKIKFGLAISQLVDVDEKNQLMTTNVWLKQGWVDAKLRWNPDEYGGIKIIRVPSDSLWTPDIVLFDNADGRFEGATTKTVVRYDGSVTWTQPANYKSSCTIDVTFFPFDLQNCSMKFGSWTYDGTQVDIILEDQDVDRTDFFDNGEWEIVSAMGSKGNRTDSCCWYPHVTYSFVIKRLPLFYTLFLIIPCIGLSFLTVVVFYLPSNEGEKISLCTSVLVSLTVFLLVIEEIIPSSSKVIPLIGEYLVFTMIFVTLSIMVTVFAINIHHRSSSTHNAMAPWVRRIFLHKLPKLLCMRSHADRYFTQRKETESGRGPKSRNTLEAALDCVRYITRHVMKENDVREVVEDWKFIAQVLDRMFLWTFLLVSVIGTLGLFVPVIYKWANIIVPVHIGNTIK